A stretch of Desulfobacter hydrogenophilus DNA encodes these proteins:
- a CDS encoding CDP-alcohol phosphatidyltransferase family protein, with amino-acid sequence MERILVIVASGAFGTLFFFWFSHSLKRKASVKQFVESHLWLMHPNAICYWRTGLAFLGFFLYFYSPYQSLSIFIFTFAAILDGVDGVVARGCNLVSRLGEWLDPMCDKFTYLPPLVGFAYTADSATGLTILSPKLIWILVAIELIGQFFARRMLAWLKVSGAANNFGKIKAIICFGLVILCALMDARPGMLNIGNGVLGACIVLSAASMIFKFIPNRLYADILSMLNFMCGVSSLILTYHHCYAWAICVIIMGQLFDLFDGRMALKHGGTKYGPWLDDIADFVSFGLAPAYMVIVRGGNFALFFAVIYVVGVAYRLVRFVTKDKGRTDLPAGIFNGFPSPAGALIVLGASLISGPMLLWFFTAISTALMVSNIRFAHLGRVILKQIPKPIFFLISATIIVVLAYILKTKNIHMFGYLLLASVVFYLATGRIWAQRLNAPGTPD; translated from the coding sequence ATGGAACGAATTTTGGTAATCGTGGCATCCGGTGCCTTTGGCACCCTGTTTTTTTTCTGGTTTTCCCACAGCCTGAAAAGAAAGGCATCCGTCAAGCAGTTTGTTGAATCCCATTTGTGGTTGATGCATCCCAACGCCATCTGCTACTGGCGTACAGGTCTTGCTTTTTTAGGGTTCTTTCTCTATTTTTATTCGCCCTATCAATCTTTGTCCATTTTTATTTTTACATTCGCTGCGATCCTTGACGGGGTTGACGGCGTTGTCGCCCGGGGCTGCAATCTGGTGTCCCGCCTGGGAGAATGGCTGGACCCCATGTGCGACAAATTCACTTATCTGCCTCCCCTGGTCGGATTTGCATATACGGCTGATTCAGCCACCGGACTGACAATCCTTTCTCCTAAACTGATCTGGATCCTTGTGGCGATTGAACTGATTGGCCAATTTTTTGCCCGCAGAATGCTGGCCTGGCTCAAGGTGTCCGGGGCGGCCAATAACTTTGGGAAAATCAAGGCCATTATTTGTTTTGGCCTGGTGATTCTGTGTGCCCTGATGGATGCCCGGCCCGGGATGCTGAACATTGGTAACGGGGTGCTTGGGGCCTGTATTGTTCTTTCTGCGGCATCCATGATTTTCAAGTTTATTCCCAATCGGTTGTATGCCGATATTCTGTCCATGCTCAATTTCATGTGTGGTGTCTCCAGCCTGATTTTAACCTATCATCACTGTTATGCCTGGGCCATCTGCGTGATCATCATGGGTCAGCTTTTTGACTTGTTTGACGGGCGTATGGCCCTCAAGCACGGGGGCACCAAGTACGGCCCCTGGCTGGACGATATAGCTGACTTTGTCAGCTTCGGCCTTGCCCCGGCATATATGGTAATCGTCAGAGGTGGTAACTTTGCGCTGTTTTTTGCCGTGATTTATGTGGTAGGGGTGGCCTATCGTCTGGTGCGGTTTGTTACCAAGGACAAGGGGCGCACAGACCTGCCAGCCGGTATTTTCAACGGATTTCCAAGTCCTGCCGGTGCCCTGATTGTTTTGGGTGCATCTCTCATATCCGGCCCCATGCTGCTTTGGTTTTTCACCGCGATTTCCACAGCCCTGATGGTCAGCAACATTCGATTTGCCCATTTGGGCCGGGTGATTCTCAAACAGATCCCCAAACCCATTTTTTTCCTGATTTCTGCGACCATCATTGTGGTTTTAGCCTATATTCTGAAAACTAAAAATATCCATATGTTTGGATATCTTCTCCTGGCGTCCGTGGTGTTTTATCTGGCTACCGGCAGGATTTGGGCGCAAAGGCTTAATGCTCCAGGTACGCCCGACTGA
- a CDS encoding cation diffusion facilitator family transporter — protein MGKITETHQIFKIAGQAFLLNLLLTIIKVPLAIFTGSLAITASAIDSGTDAVASLFIYGGVRLSTRKSRSFPLGLYKLENVASVAISLFIFIAGYEIVKQILSSSDSIPQITPISIFLLAGSSLSIFGFGQYALHVGKKTQSPVLIAEGRHRQVDFLSSIVVLVSVLFSYFDLQTDVMGISIDRLGAALILLFIAKAGWELLSDGMRVLLDASIDFPTLDKIHSLIYQEPAVDEIKSLIGRNAGRYRFIQAAITLNVSDLEVAHKISEAIENRILTQIPNIEKITIHYEPKVRTHDILALPLSDKSGQISSHFGEAPYFAILSLHRDNHTIDAKKITENPHCTVSTAKGLRVAEWLVEQKITHVGIKEDVLHKGPGYVLSSAGIKIRRISSKNLSDAVREIMMPENSDTGMEEL, from the coding sequence ATGGGAAAAATCACAGAGACTCATCAGATATTCAAAATTGCAGGACAGGCCTTTTTACTGAACCTGCTTTTAACAATCATAAAGGTGCCTCTTGCCATTTTTACCGGCAGCTTAGCCATTACAGCCAGTGCCATTGATTCCGGAACAGATGCCGTGGCATCTTTGTTCATTTATGGTGGCGTCAGACTGTCAACCCGTAAATCCCGTTCCTTTCCCCTTGGGCTTTACAAACTGGAAAATGTAGCGTCCGTAGCCATTTCCCTTTTTATTTTCATTGCCGGATATGAAATCGTTAAACAGATTCTTTCTTCCAGTGACAGCATACCGCAGATCACCCCGATTTCCATTTTTCTTCTGGCCGGCAGTAGTCTTTCAATATTCGGGTTTGGACAATATGCCCTCCACGTCGGAAAAAAAACCCAATCTCCGGTCCTGATCGCTGAAGGCCGCCATCGCCAGGTGGATTTCCTATCATCCATTGTGGTCCTGGTATCTGTCCTGTTCAGCTATTTTGATCTGCAGACCGACGTTATGGGAATCTCCATTGACCGGCTTGGCGCAGCATTGATTCTTCTTTTCATTGCAAAAGCCGGATGGGAGCTTTTGTCGGATGGCATGCGGGTCCTTCTGGATGCATCCATTGATTTTCCCACCCTGGACAAAATACACAGCCTGATCTATCAAGAACCTGCTGTGGATGAGATCAAATCCCTTATTGGGCGCAACGCCGGGCGGTATCGGTTTATCCAGGCTGCCATCACCTTAAATGTCAGCGATCTTGAAGTGGCACACAAGATCAGTGAGGCAATTGAAAACCGGATTTTAACTCAGATTCCTAATATCGAAAAAATAACAATTCATTATGAACCCAAAGTTCGTACCCATGATATTCTGGCATTGCCCCTGTCGGATAAAAGCGGACAGATCAGCTCCCACTTCGGAGAAGCCCCCTATTTTGCAATACTTTCCCTTCACAGAGATAATCATACCATTGATGCAAAAAAGATCACGGAGAATCCTCATTGCACAGTTTCCACGGCAAAGGGACTGCGTGTGGCAGAGTGGCTGGTTGAGCAAAAAATCACCCATGTGGGAATCAAAGAGGATGTTTTACACAAAGGCCCGGGATATGTGCTGTCCAGTGCAGGGATAAAAATAAGGCGGATTTCATCCAAAAACCTGAGTGATGCGGTGCGGGAGATAATGATGCCGGAAAATAGTGATACCGGGATGGAGGAATTATGA
- a CDS encoding FAD-dependent oxidoreductase: protein MLSDLFSPIQIQHMEVKNRLLMSAMSINFGVDENCHVTDQLTEYFATRARGGVGMMLVGGGGIHPSGQELPELPQMYEDSCIPALKRMVNRIKEYDVCFGVQLLHGGRQSYLPEKVAPSAIPAPAVVKGEVRALEIEEIKSLADCFGQAARRCREAGFDFIELHGAHGYLINQFLAPNSNIRTDEYGGSFENRTRFLFEVIDAVKNIAGADYPVGIRINGNDYIKDGWELKDTLRISPLLEQAGVAYIHVSGGVYGSTELTIPSMYTPQGCFIYMAEAVKQVVNVPVITVGRIKDPAMANAAIRDGKADMVALGRSIIADPEYPNKAKSGNASLIRPCVGCCLGCIHAVLAKEPGSCVVNPDVGREFKLAEEKASAKSQKILVAGAGPSGLAAARMFAQRGHQVKILEKGPGQGGLLALAATAPGRGELGDILRFFRNELERLGVAVDYNTPLSSQILASFDPDHVILATGSMPDMPVIKGLFKSKMTLLTSVDVFTDAQAAGDRVIVLGGGFTGLITAHKLGDMGKEVVVLNRKKSFAEEMSSNDRYYLRERLTACGVILYKRVAVKSFTDDGVSFATKGEPVTLEGFDTVVISEKHQPVRDARHLEKQSRAKFHMIGDAKTPRHLMFCVAEAEEAGRSI, encoded by the coding sequence ATGCTGTCAGATCTTTTCAGTCCCATCCAAATCCAACACATGGAAGTGAAGAATCGGTTGCTCATGTCGGCCATGAGTATTAATTTTGGTGTGGATGAAAATTGTCATGTAACAGACCAGCTTACGGAATACTTTGCGACCCGGGCCAGAGGCGGTGTCGGCATGATGCTTGTGGGCGGTGGCGGGATTCACCCCAGCGGCCAGGAACTGCCTGAGCTTCCCCAGATGTATGAGGACTCATGTATTCCGGCCCTGAAAAGAATGGTTAATCGGATTAAGGAATATGATGTCTGTTTCGGGGTTCAGTTGCTGCACGGAGGCCGTCAGTCCTATTTGCCCGAAAAAGTGGCACCTTCGGCTATCCCGGCGCCTGCCGTGGTTAAGGGAGAAGTTCGTGCCCTGGAAATAGAGGAGATAAAATCGCTTGCAGACTGTTTTGGGCAGGCAGCCCGGCGTTGCAGAGAGGCCGGGTTTGATTTCATTGAACTGCACGGGGCCCATGGATACCTGATCAACCAGTTCCTGGCACCCAATTCCAATATCCGCACCGATGAATACGGCGGCAGTTTTGAGAATCGCACCCGGTTTCTGTTTGAGGTGATTGACGCGGTAAAGAATATCGCAGGTGCGGACTATCCCGTGGGCATCCGTATCAATGGCAACGATTATATTAAAGACGGATGGGAACTTAAAGATACCCTGCGTATCTCTCCACTTTTGGAGCAGGCCGGGGTGGCGTATATCCATGTGTCCGGTGGTGTTTATGGCTCCACAGAGTTGACTATTCCGTCCATGTATACACCCCAAGGGTGTTTCATTTATATGGCCGAGGCGGTCAAGCAGGTGGTCAATGTGCCTGTCATCACCGTCGGTCGGATCAAGGATCCGGCCATGGCCAATGCCGCCATCAGAGATGGAAAAGCAGATATGGTGGCACTGGGGCGTTCCATTATTGCAGATCCGGAATATCCGAATAAGGCCAAATCCGGAAATGCCTCACTCATCCGGCCCTGTGTGGGGTGCTGTCTGGGGTGTATCCATGCCGTGCTGGCCAAGGAGCCAGGTTCCTGTGTGGTCAACCCCGATGTGGGCCGGGAATTTAAACTGGCCGAAGAAAAGGCGTCGGCAAAAAGTCAGAAAATTCTTGTGGCCGGGGCCGGGCCTTCCGGGCTTGCTGCCGCAAGGATGTTTGCCCAAAGAGGGCATCAGGTCAAAATATTAGAAAAAGGTCCAGGTCAGGGCGGGCTTCTGGCGCTGGCTGCCACGGCACCCGGCAGGGGGGAATTGGGCGATATTTTGCGCTTTTTTAGAAACGAACTTGAGCGTCTTGGTGTGGCTGTGGATTACAACACCCCGTTGTCTTCCCAAATTCTGGCCTCCTTTGATCCTGATCATGTGATCCTGGCCACGGGCTCCATGCCGGATATGCCAGTGATCAAAGGGCTGTTTAAAAGCAAGATGACGCTTCTCACCAGTGTGGATGTCTTCACCGATGCCCAGGCCGCCGGTGACCGGGTGATTGTGCTCGGCGGCGGATTCACCGGGCTGATCACTGCCCATAAACTGGGAGATATGGGAAAAGAGGTGGTGGTCCTGAACCGCAAAAAAAGTTTTGCCGAAGAGATGTCCTCCAATGACCGGTATTATCTGCGGGAACGTTTGACGGCCTGCGGTGTCATTTTATATAAGAGGGTGGCAGTTAAATCCTTTACCGATGATGGCGTAAGCTTTGCAACCAAGGGAGAACCCGTAACCCTTGAGGGGTTTGATACGGTGGTTATTTCGGAAAAACATCAGCCCGTCAGGGATGCCAGGCACTTGGAGAAACAAAGCCGGGCAAAATTTCATATGATCGGAGATGCCAAAACACCCAGGCATTTAATGTTTTGTGTTGCCGAGGCTGAAGAAGCCGGTCGTTCCATATAA
- a CDS encoding STAS domain-containing protein — MSEIVNSADQTIIKPGEDVVASMAEAFKGELLSAVNSSQGTLVIDLEGVSMVDSVGIGVIIAVYNSLSQVNRQLKVINVEQDIHGLFSTMRLNRRFTVEAAQ, encoded by the coding sequence ATGAGTGAAATCGTCAATAGTGCGGACCAGACTATTATTAAGCCCGGTGAAGATGTCGTTGCGTCCATGGCTGAAGCCTTTAAGGGGGAACTGCTTTCTGCTGTCAATTCCTCCCAGGGTACCTTGGTGATTGATCTTGAGGGTGTGAGCATGGTGGATTCCGTTGGGATTGGCGTGATTATTGCCGTTTACAATTCCCTGAGTCAGGTCAATCGTCAGTTAAAGGTTATTAATGTTGAACAGGATATTCACGGCCTGTTTTCAACTATGAGACTGAACCGCCGTTTTACCGTGGAAGCAGCCCAATAG
- the grpE gene encoding nucleotide exchange factor GrpE — MVLKENKKKADGKEEKTDSLNTPETDEQKNSDEGNSPEDKDDHKGVEDQLNEQKDKVLRLSAEFENFKKRKQREIDEFKKFANETVFRQLLSVVDNLERAIDSATDAVEETSLLEGVKLTHKEILKLFESFNVKRIEADNQPFDPNFHQAVTHAQDNDVPDNTVTNVLQKGYLLHDRLLRPAMVVVSKKVEEQAQEITKED, encoded by the coding sequence TTGGTACTCAAAGAGAATAAAAAAAAAGCTGACGGGAAAGAGGAGAAAACCGATTCCCTGAATACTCCTGAGACAGACGAGCAAAAAAATTCCGATGAAGGAAACAGCCCGGAAGACAAGGATGATCACAAAGGGGTTGAAGATCAATTAAATGAGCAAAAAGACAAAGTGCTCAGATTATCTGCGGAATTTGAGAATTTCAAAAAGCGAAAGCAAAGAGAAATTGATGAGTTCAAGAAATTTGCCAATGAAACGGTTTTCAGACAGCTTCTTTCTGTGGTGGATAATCTTGAAAGGGCCATTGACTCGGCCACAGATGCAGTGGAGGAAACCAGTCTGCTTGAAGGCGTAAAACTGACACACAAAGAGATCCTCAAGCTGTTTGAATCCTTCAACGTAAAGCGGATTGAGGCAGACAATCAGCCCTTTGACCCCAATTTTCATCAAGCGGTCACCCATGCACAGGATAATGATGTGCCGGACAATACTGTCACCAATGTCCTGCAAAAAGGATATCTGCTTCATGACAGACTGCTTAGGCCGGCCATGGTAGTTGTCTCAAAAAAAGTTGAAGAACAGGCCCAAGAAATTACTAAGGAAGATTAA
- the dnaK gene encoding molecular chaperone DnaK: MGKIIGIDLGTTNSCVAVMEPGGEAKIITNAEGGRTTPSIVAVTESGERIVGQTAKRQAVTNPENTIFGVKRLIGRKFNSKEIQTDIPILPYIIEAAANGDTRINIRGKQYSPAEVSSFILGNIKKTAEDYLGEPVTEAVITVPAYFNDSQRQATKDAGKIAGLEVKRIINEPTAASLAYGLDKKGEEKIAVFDLGGGTFDVSVLEIGDGVFEVKSTHGDTHLGGEDFDLRIIDHLANEFKKDQGIDLRSDKMALQRLKEAAEKAKMELSTSTETTINLPFITADASGPKHLDIKLSRAKLESLVADLLDKLEIPCTTALKDAHMKPGDVDEVVLVGGMTRMPAVQERVEKIFGKKPHKGVNPDEVVAMGAAVQAGVLQGDVNDVLLLDVTPLSLGIETLGGVMTRLIEKNTTVPTKKSQVFSTAADNQPAVSIHVLQGERQMSADNKTLGQFELSDIPPAPRGVPQIEVTFDIDANGIVHVSAKDKATGKEQSIQITAASGLSEDEIQRMVKDAEMHAEDDKKKRELVDTKNQAEALVDQTEKTLKEHGDKVDEATKKSIEDAAQALKQAKDSDNLEDIKAKIETLSQASHKLAEVMYQQAQADSQADGADAGAGPAKDDDDVVDADFEEVKKDK; encoded by the coding sequence ATGGGTAAAATTATTGGAATCGACCTTGGCACAACCAATTCATGTGTCGCGGTTATGGAACCCGGTGGAGAGGCAAAAATTATTACCAATGCCGAAGGTGGCAGAACAACACCGTCCATTGTGGCGGTCACGGAAAGCGGAGAGCGCATTGTCGGCCAGACAGCCAAGCGCCAAGCCGTAACAAACCCTGAAAATACAATTTTCGGTGTAAAACGTCTCATTGGCAGGAAATTCAACTCAAAGGAAATCCAGACTGATATTCCCATACTGCCATATATAATAGAGGCAGCCGCCAACGGCGATACCCGGATCAACATCAGGGGCAAGCAGTACAGCCCTGCCGAAGTTTCCTCGTTTATTCTTGGCAATATCAAGAAAACTGCCGAGGATTACCTTGGAGAACCCGTTACCGAAGCCGTTATTACGGTTCCGGCCTACTTTAACGACAGCCAGCGCCAAGCCACCAAGGATGCCGGTAAAATTGCAGGCCTGGAAGTCAAACGTATCATTAATGAACCCACAGCCGCTTCCCTGGCCTATGGTCTAGATAAAAAAGGCGAGGAAAAGATCGCTGTTTTCGACCTTGGCGGTGGTACATTTGACGTCTCTGTTCTTGAAATCGGTGACGGCGTTTTTGAAGTCAAATCTACCCACGGTGATACGCACCTGGGCGGCGAAGATTTTGACCTGCGTATCATTGACCATCTGGCAAACGAATTTAAAAAAGACCAGGGCATTGACTTGCGTAGTGATAAAATGGCTTTACAGCGTCTCAAAGAGGCGGCTGAAAAGGCAAAAATGGAGCTGTCAACATCCACGGAAACCACCATCAACCTGCCCTTTATTACAGCGGACGCATCCGGCCCCAAGCACCTGGACATTAAACTGAGCAGAGCGAAACTGGAGTCCCTTGTGGCTGACCTTTTAGACAAACTGGAAATCCCTTGTACAACAGCGCTGAAAGACGCACACATGAAACCCGGCGATGTGGATGAGGTTGTTCTGGTTGGCGGCATGACCCGTATGCCTGCGGTTCAGGAACGTGTTGAAAAAATCTTTGGCAAAAAACCCCATAAGGGTGTAAACCCGGATGAGGTAGTTGCCATGGGTGCAGCAGTCCAGGCAGGCGTACTCCAGGGTGATGTGAACGACGTGCTCCTGCTGGATGTCACCCCCCTTTCCCTGGGTATTGAGACCCTTGGCGGCGTGATGACCCGACTGATCGAAAAGAACACGACCGTTCCCACCAAAAAGAGCCAGGTATTCTCCACGGCCGCCGACAACCAGCCGGCCGTATCCATTCACGTGCTCCAGGGCGAACGCCAGATGTCAGCAGACAACAAGACTTTAGGTCAGTTTGAGCTGTCCGACATTCCCCCTGCACCCAGGGGTGTTCCCCAGATTGAGGTAACCTTTGACATTGATGCCAACGGAATTGTTCACGTATCCGCCAAGGACAAGGCCACAGGCAAGGAACAGTCCATCCAGATCACCGCAGCATCCGGCTTAAGTGAAGATGAAATCCAGCGCATGGTGAAAGACGCTGAGATGCACGCCGAAGATGACAAGAAAAAACGTGAACTGGTGGATACCAAAAACCAGGCAGAGGCCCTGGTGGACCAGACCGAAAAGACCCTGAAAGAACATGGGGACAAAGTAGATGAAGCCACCAAAAAATCCATTGAGGATGCCGCCCAGGCCCTGAAACAGGCTAAAGACTCCGACAACCTTGAGGACATTAAGGCTAAAATCGAAACCCTGTCCCAGGCCTCCCACAAGCTGGCCGAAGTGATGTACCAGCAGGCACAGGCAGACAGCCAGGCCGACGGTGCTGATGCCGGTGCTGGTCCTGCCAAAGACGATGATGACGTCGTTGATGCGGATTTCGAAGAGGTCAAAAAAGATAAATAA
- a CDS encoding class I adenylate-forming enzyme family protein encodes MIITDILRQNNARYPEKEALIERIPATGQRTQITWSDFYRQSVQTANALHAKGIKKGDTVVQLMTNCLAWLPIYFGVLYTGAWIVPLNFRFESEKIRLCTVTAEAKVFIFGPEFVERIEESRQDLSQFVKLWIYTGPENDCPDWACSFNQFICDADGLTPPDVELTPEDNAALYFTSGTTGTPKAVLHTHRALMHACEVENDHHSQTHDDVFLCIPPLYHTGAKMHWMGSFLVGGKCVLLNGVKSEWIIEAISEEKCTIVWLLVPWAHDILIAIDDGRIKPTDYNLSQWRLMHIGAQPVPPSLIQNWRKHFPGQDYDTNYGLTESSGPGCVHLGVANADRIGPIGRPGYGWQARIVDKQGSQLPFGETGELIVKGPGMMKEYYKNPEATAKTIKNGWLFTGDMARYDKDGFIWLVDRKKDVIIYGGENIFPVEIENFFLKHEKIRDIAVIGVPDERLGEIPAGIISPKPNTMMCEQDILDFQSKLPRYKQLKKIFFGDVPRNPTGKIEKPKLRRLYAEDKRKAMEILLK; translated from the coding sequence ATGATCATCACTGATATCCTCCGGCAGAACAACGCACGTTACCCGGAAAAAGAAGCGTTAATTGAACGAATCCCGGCCACGGGCCAGCGCACACAGATCACCTGGTCCGACTTTTACCGACAAAGCGTTCAAACAGCCAATGCCCTGCACGCAAAAGGCATTAAAAAGGGCGATACAGTGGTTCAGCTTATGACCAATTGCCTGGCATGGCTGCCCATTTATTTCGGGGTACTATATACCGGGGCTTGGATCGTTCCCTTGAATTTCAGGTTTGAATCAGAAAAAATCCGTTTGTGCACCGTAACAGCAGAAGCCAAGGTTTTTATTTTTGGCCCGGAATTTGTGGAGCGCATAGAAGAAAGCAGGCAGGATTTATCCCAATTTGTGAAATTGTGGATATATACAGGACCGGAAAATGATTGTCCGGACTGGGCCTGTTCTTTCAACCAATTTATATGTGATGCAGACGGGCTCACCCCTCCGGATGTAGAACTAACCCCTGAAGACAATGCCGCCCTGTATTTCACCTCCGGCACCACAGGTACCCCCAAAGCGGTTTTGCACACCCACAGGGCGCTGATGCATGCATGTGAGGTAGAAAATGATCACCACAGCCAAACCCATGATGACGTATTCCTGTGCATCCCGCCCCTTTACCACACCGGTGCTAAAATGCACTGGATGGGCTCTTTTCTGGTAGGGGGAAAATGCGTTCTACTCAACGGTGTCAAGTCGGAATGGATCATTGAAGCAATATCCGAAGAAAAATGCACCATTGTGTGGCTGCTGGTACCCTGGGCCCATGATATTCTCATTGCCATTGACGATGGCCGAATCAAGCCCACCGACTACAACCTTTCCCAGTGGCGCCTCATGCACATCGGAGCCCAGCCCGTGCCCCCAAGCCTGATTCAGAACTGGCGCAAACATTTCCCGGGCCAGGATTACGACACCAATTACGGATTGACCGAATCCTCAGGTCCCGGCTGTGTCCATTTAGGGGTGGCAAACGCGGACCGAATCGGCCCCATCGGCCGTCCCGGATACGGTTGGCAAGCCCGGATTGTGGACAAGCAGGGCAGCCAGCTGCCCTTTGGTGAAACCGGTGAACTTATTGTTAAAGGCCCCGGGATGATGAAAGAATATTACAAAAATCCCGAAGCCACAGCCAAAACCATAAAAAACGGATGGCTGTTTACAGGGGACATGGCCAGGTACGACAAGGACGGGTTCATTTGGCTTGTGGACCGCAAAAAGGACGTAATCATCTATGGTGGGGAAAATATTTTTCCTGTGGAAATTGAAAATTTCTTTCTCAAACATGAAAAAATCCGAGATATTGCGGTGATCGGTGTGCCTGACGAGCGTTTAGGGGAAATTCCTGCCGGCATTATCAGCCCTAAGCCCAATACCATGATGTGCGAACAGGATATTCTTGATTTCCAAAGCAAACTTCCCAGGTACAAGCAACTGAAAAAAATATTTTTCGGTGATGTACCCAGAAACCCCACGGGTAAAATAGAAAAACCTAAACTGCGAAGACTTTATGCCGAAGACAAACGCAAAGCCATGGAAATTCTGCTCAAATAG
- a CDS encoding LolA family protein produces the protein MTLVRHFTTWAMLLICMMLIALPCNAAQSLDNDTAKIVSGIEKKYANKSFTADFEQASRLTALDVTEIAKGKAWFSHPGKMKWAYENSDNHEIITNGKELWIYRPQENQVMIGDAAPFFQSGSGGAFLADIRKIREEFTIEPGRSGENFAQLELTPKKETPELAKIRITVDLPGYEISVVETENIYGDTTKFIFTNIQFSTFDEQIFELTPPPGTEIIEMD, from the coding sequence ATGACATTGGTCAGACATTTTACCACATGGGCAATGCTCCTTATCTGCATGATGCTGATAGCTTTGCCCTGCAATGCCGCCCAGTCCCTTGATAACGATACCGCCAAAATTGTCTCAGGTATTGAAAAAAAATACGCCAACAAAAGCTTCACTGCCGATTTTGAACAGGCCTCCCGTCTGACCGCTCTGGATGTGACTGAAATTGCCAAAGGCAAGGCGTGGTTCAGCCACCCGGGGAAAATGAAATGGGCATATGAAAATTCAGACAACCATGAGATCATCACCAATGGAAAAGAACTGTGGATCTACCGTCCCCAAGAAAACCAGGTGATGATTGGAGATGCCGCCCCATTCTTCCAATCGGGCTCCGGTGGCGCATTTCTGGCCGATATTCGTAAAATCAGGGAAGAGTTCACCATTGAACCGGGCAGATCGGGCGAAAATTTTGCACAACTTGAGCTGACGCCTAAAAAGGAAACGCCGGAGCTTGCAAAAATACGTATCACAGTGGATCTTCCAGGGTATGAAATTTCTGTCGTGGAAACCGAAAATATTTACGGAGATACCACAAAATTCATATTTACCAATATCCAGTTCAGTACATTTGACGAACAGATATTTGAACTTACCCCCCCGCCGGGGACTGAAATTATAGAAATGGACTGA
- the nadA gene encoding quinolinate synthase NadA: MTTTHSTPHQKIRDLAKAKKAIILAHNYQSAQIQDVADLCGDSLEMSIKAAATDAEIIVCCGVRFMAETAAILCPDKIVLMPNPDAGCPMANMVTPEALLKRKEELGGIPVITYVNSSAAVKAVSDICCTSANVVQVVNALKEDEVLMTPDRNLARYAAAHTDKKVHLWDGYCPFHNDLSVEAVKASKAAHPKALFVAHPECTPEVLELADSIQSTSGMIRFVGESSADQFIIGTEIGLLHPISKAYPEKTFFPVSDQLVCADMKKTQLQDIWDCLENMSGRVVIEETIRIKAMDAVKKMINTK, from the coding sequence ATGACGACTACACATTCGACACCCCACCAGAAAATCCGGGATTTGGCCAAAGCAAAAAAGGCCATTATTCTGGCCCATAATTACCAATCTGCCCAAATCCAGGACGTGGCGGATCTGTGCGGCGATTCCCTTGAAATGAGCATAAAGGCAGCAGCCACGGATGCAGAAATTATTGTTTGCTGCGGGGTGCGCTTTATGGCTGAAACGGCAGCCATCCTGTGCCCGGACAAAATTGTGCTCATGCCCAATCCTGATGCCGGGTGTCCCATGGCAAATATGGTTACCCCCGAAGCCTTGCTCAAACGCAAGGAAGAGCTTGGCGGCATTCCTGTCATTACCTATGTCAACTCATCTGCTGCAGTCAAGGCAGTCTCTGATATCTGCTGCACCTCCGCCAACGTGGTCCAAGTGGTGAACGCCTTAAAGGAAGATGAAGTCCTCATGACACCGGACCGCAACCTGGCCCGGTATGCAGCGGCCCATACCGATAAAAAAGTTCATTTGTGGGATGGATACTGCCCCTTTCACAACGATTTAAGTGTTGAAGCGGTCAAAGCATCGAAAGCCGCCCACCCCAAAGCCTTGTTTGTAGCCCACCCGGAGTGCACCCCAGAGGTGCTTGAACTTGCCGACAGCATCCAGTCCACGTCAGGAATGATCCGGTTTGTCGGTGAAAGTTCTGCCGACCAGTTTATCATAGGCACGGAAATAGGCTTGCTCCACCCTATTTCAAAGGCATATCCGGAAAAGACCTTTTTTCCCGTATCAGATCAACTGGTCTGCGCAGACATGAAGAAAACCCAATTGCAGGACATTTGGGATTGTCTTGAAAACATGTCAGGACGGGTGGTTATTGAAGAAACGATCCGCATCAAAGCCATGGATGCTGTTAAAAAAATGATTAATACCAAATAG